The Ornithorhynchus anatinus isolate Pmale09 chromosome X2, mOrnAna1.pri.v4, whole genome shotgun sequence genome window below encodes:
- the WNT8A gene encoding protein Wnt-8a, which translates to MQAPQLFTFLTLGVCYAAAWSVSNFLMTGPKAYLTYTTSVALGAQSGIEECKFQFAWERWNCPENALQISTHSRLSATRETSFIHAISSAGVMYTITKNCSMGDFENCGCDESVNGKTGGHGWIWGGCSDNVDFGERISKLFVDGLEKGKDARALMNLHNNKAGRLAVRATMKRTCKCHGISGSCSVQTCWLQLADFREMGRYLKAKYDRALKMETGERPARAGNSADGRRAPAEALPARLETELVFLEESPDFCARNASLGVLGTEGRECLQGGREAAQGERRGCRRLCGDCGLRVEERRSEVLASCNCRFQWCCVVRCDQCRQAVTKHYCARPRGRPGGRGPAGDPSAAEAARPGPGKRSGLQPGPPPDR; encoded by the exons ATGCAGGCTCCTCAGCTCTTCACCTTCCTGACCCTTGGAGTTTGCTACGCGGCCGCCTG GTCCGTGAGCAATTTCCTCATGACGGGACCCAAG GCCTACCTGACCTACACGACCAGCGTGGCCCTGGGGGCTCAAAGCGGCATTGAGGAGTGCAAGTTCCAGTTTGCCTGGGAGCGATGGAACTGCCCCGAAAATGCCCTGCAGATCTCCACTCACAGCAGGCTAAGCG CCACCAGGGAGACATCCTTCATTCACGCCATCAGCTCTGCCGGGGTCATGTACACCATCACCAAGAACTGCAGCATGGGGGACTTCGAAAACTGCGGCTGTGATGAGTCCGTCAACGGGAAGACAG GGGGTCACGGCTGGATCTGGGGAGGCTGCAGCGACAACGTGGACTTCGGCGAGAGGATCTCCAAACTCTTCGTGGACGGGCTGGAGAAGGGCAAAGACGCCAGAGCCCTAATGAATCTCCACAACAACAAGGCGGGGAGGCTG GCGGTCCGGGCCACCATGAAGCGGACCTGTAAGTGCCACGGCATCTCGGGCAGCTGCAGCGTCCAGACCTGCTGGCTGCAGCTGGCCGACTTCCGCGAGATGGGCCGCTACCTGAAGGCCAAGTACGACCGGGCCCTGAAGATGGAGACGGGCGAGCGTCCGGCCCGGGCCGGCAACAGCGCCGacggccgccgggccccggccgaggccctccccgcccgcctgGAGACCGAGTTGGTCTTCCTGGAGGAGTCGCCCGACTTCTGCGCCCGCAACGCCAGCCTGGGCGTCTTGGGCACCGAGGGCCGCGAGTGCCTGcaggggggccgggaggcggcgcAGGGGGAGCGGCGGGGCTGCCGGCGCCTGTGCGGCGACTGCGGCCTGCGGGTGGAGGAGCGGCGCAGCGAGGTCCTGGCCAGCTGCAACTGCAGGTTCCAGTGGTGCTGCGTGGTCCGCTGCGACCAGTGCCGCCAGGCCGTCACCAAGCACTACTgcgcccgcccccggggccggccggggggccggggcccggccggggaccCCTCCGCCGCcgaggccgcccggcccggcccgggcaaGAGATCCGGGCTccagcccgggcccccgccggacCGCTAG
- the LOC100086891 gene encoding serine protease inhibitor Kazal-type 1, translated as MRITGVFLLLLATFLCFSDLAGALGEGREPDCKTPLAKCTKIYEPVCGSDGETYANECLLCEANKPRKEHVLVRKSGKC; from the exons ATGAGGATCACAGGAGTCTTCCTGTTGCTCTTAGCgacttttctctgcttctccg ACCTTGCCGGagccctgggagaggggagagag CCTGACTGTAAAACTCCACTGGCAAAGTGCACCAAGATCTATGAGCCCGTGTGCGGGTCGGATGGAGAGACTTATGCCAACGAATGCCTGCTCTGTGAGGCCAACaa GCCTAGGAAGGAGCACGTCCTCGTTCGGAAATCCGGGAAGTGCTGA